A window of the Deltaproteobacteria bacterium genome harbors these coding sequences:
- a CDS encoding OmpA family protein → MDDPPEPPFLMDERQLKALFGEALSALPDPPLKFLLYFKTGTSDLTEESEKEIPGILEAITARHSTDITITGHTDRVGLRELNFEIAFDRAKFIKRLLIYRGARPEIIEIASHGEDNPLIKTDKEVSEPRNRRVEVTVR, encoded by the coding sequence ATGGATGATCCTCCAGAGCCGCCATTTCTTATGGATGAAAGACAACTGAAAGCCTTATTCGGGGAAGCCCTTTCCGCCCTACCGGACCCGCCCCTGAAATTCTTATTATATTTCAAAACGGGGACATCCGATTTAACGGAAGAGTCGGAAAAAGAAATTCCGGGAATTCTCGAAGCCATCACGGCTCGTCATTCAACGGACATCACCATTACCGGCCACACCGACCGCGTCGGGTTACGGGAATTAAACTTCGAGATTGCCTTTGATCGGGCCAAGTTCATCAAGCGTCTTCTGATTTACAGGGGTGCCCGGCCGGAGATTATTGAAATAGCCTCTCATGGGGAGGATAACCCCTTAATTAAAACAGACAAAGAAGTTTCCGAACCCCGAAACAGGCGGGTCGAAGTCACGGTCCGTTAA
- a CDS encoding FecR domain-containing protein yields MIKTILFLIISLFFFSSFSRAADLPAGSIKTVKGNVVIIRQNQILPAAIGEKIFKNDGLRTGPGGTLGIIFKDDSLLSLGPNTEVTISEFLFSPAEGKLSMVARIIKGTVAYLSGIIARLSPDSVRLETPVGNVGIRGTKFAIKIEGEGPSS; encoded by the coding sequence ATGATTAAAACGATTTTATTCCTGATTATTTCTTTGTTTTTTTTCTCTTCTTTTTCCCGGGCCGCTGACCTGCCGGCAGGGAGCATCAAAACGGTAAAGGGAAACGTTGTCATCATTCGCCAGAATCAAATCCTCCCGGCCGCAATTGGTGAAAAAATATTTAAAAATGACGGCCTTAGGACAGGACCGGGTGGGACCTTAGGGATAATATTTAAAGACGACAGCCTCTTATCCCTTGGACCGAATACGGAAGTCACCATAAGTGAATTTCTCTTTTCTCCCGCCGAAGGAAAACTGTCTATGGTTGCCCGGATAATCAAGGGGACGGTGGCCTATCTTTCCGGAATTATCGCCAGGTTATCTCCCGATTCGGTTCGTCTTGAAACCCCGGTGGGCAATGTGGGGATTCGAGGGACCAAATTTGCCATAAAGATTGAGGGAGAGGGCCCCAGCTCTTAA